The Thioalkalivibrio sulfidiphilus HL-EbGr7 genome includes a window with the following:
- a CDS encoding LutC/YkgG family protein, whose protein sequence is MSAARDKILARIRTGLGRGTLPRESREALDARLDGTLNPDKPLRPRLPDTPLAALFRERLEAIAGTLQTLHDEAYIPGAVATYHASRQVTGPIAVAPSLQELDWSATGLEPRFGRSHGEELLCVSRAFCAIAETGTLVLLSGPENPTTLNFLPDHHLVVLDAADVLSHIEDAWARIRTRDADWPRTVNLITGPSRTADVEQTIQLGAHGPRSLHVLLINSPRVA, encoded by the coding sequence ATGAGCGCCGCCCGAGACAAGATCCTCGCCAGGATTCGCACAGGCCTCGGTCGAGGCACCTTGCCCCGCGAATCCAGAGAGGCCCTGGACGCCCGCCTGGACGGCACGCTCAATCCGGACAAGCCACTGCGCCCACGCCTGCCCGACACGCCACTCGCCGCGCTATTCCGTGAACGCCTGGAGGCCATCGCCGGCACACTGCAGACCCTGCACGATGAGGCCTACATCCCCGGCGCCGTAGCGACCTACCACGCCAGCCGACAGGTCACGGGCCCCATCGCCGTCGCCCCGTCACTGCAGGAGCTCGACTGGTCCGCCACCGGCCTGGAACCCCGCTTCGGCCGCAGCCACGGCGAGGAACTGCTGTGCGTCAGCCGCGCCTTCTGCGCCATCGCCGAGACCGGCACCCTGGTCCTGCTCTCCGGCCCCGAAAACCCCACGACGCTCAACTTCCTGCCGGATCATCACCTGGTGGTCCTCGATGCCGCGGACGTGCTGAGTCACATCGAGGATGCCTGGGCCCGCATCCGCACCCGGGATGCCGACTGGCCGCGCACGGTGAACCTGATCACCGGCCCCTCCCGCACCGCTGATGTGGAGCAGACCATCCAGTTGGGGGCCCATGGGCCGAGGAGCCTGCATGTGCTGCTCATCAATTCACCACGGGTTGCCTAG
- a CDS encoding GIY-YIG nuclease family protein — protein MPQTVHYQEECVPTATLKIFLAYGDPKRLRTAELSNWTGKAVSGPRSEFDKVLEREESQGSGVYFLSGTDPETNKSAIYIGEAECIKDRVKSHLSRDFWNNITFFVTKDENLTKAHIKYLEGRLIDIARSTERSIVMNSQSSGARLPESDREDMEIFLEKMQQVLPVLGVEAFLDKSSSTVHGKQTTDFLNCNIKGLTATGYLTPNGIVVLKGSQAVLEERASAQKWPSVLAQRKKLIEDGALIEKDGAYVFVKDIEFTSPSSAAATIHGGSANGLTAWVNQDGIPLKQLQEKS, from the coding sequence ATGCCCCAAACCGTCCACTACCAGGAAGAATGCGTGCCAACAGCAACTCTTAAAATATTTCTTGCATACGGCGACCCCAAAAGGTTGCGCACTGCCGAACTCTCAAATTGGACCGGGAAAGCTGTTTCTGGACCTCGGAGTGAATTCGATAAGGTATTGGAGCGCGAGGAGTCACAAGGGTCAGGTGTTTACTTCCTGTCTGGCACTGACCCAGAGACCAATAAGAGCGCGATTTATATTGGCGAAGCGGAATGCATCAAGGATCGCGTGAAATCTCATCTATCCAGAGACTTCTGGAATAACATCACGTTCTTTGTCACCAAGGATGAGAACCTGACCAAGGCGCACATTAAGTACCTGGAAGGTCGATTGATTGATATTGCGCGCTCTACAGAACGATCTATTGTGATGAACAGCCAAAGCAGTGGCGCAAGGCTACCAGAGTCAGACCGTGAAGATATGGAAATATTTCTTGAAAAAATGCAACAGGTGCTTCCGGTTCTTGGGGTAGAGGCATTTCTGGACAAATCCTCATCCACAGTACATGGAAAACAAACAACGGATTTCCTTAACTGCAACATCAAGGGGCTAACTGCAACCGGCTATTTGACGCCTAATGGGATTGTTGTGCTCAAAGGTTCCCAGGCTGTTCTGGAGGAGCGCGCCTCCGCCCAGAAATGGCCAAGCGTTTTAGCGCAACGTAAGAAGCTTATTGAGGACGGCGCGCTTATTGAGAAAGACGGTGCTTACGTCTTTGTTAAAGACATCGAATTCACAAGCCCGAGTTCTGCTGCCGCAACCATTCATGGCGGCAGCGCAAACGGCTTAACTGCATGGGTTAATCAGGATGGGATTCCTCTCAAGCAGTTACAAGAGAAGAGCTAA
- a CDS encoding Vat family streptogramin A O-acetyltransferase, whose amino-acid sequence MTGPSPDNTHPMEGFPQVCFVKNTVSNPNIIIGDYTYYDDPEDSENFERNVLYHFPFVGDKLIIGRFCAIARGVKFIMNGANHKLSGISTYPFQIFANGWESFAPAEEEFPYKGDTVIGNDVWIGYEALIMPGVQIGNGAVISARSVVTKDVPAYSIVGGNPAKVIRQRFTDEEIETLEAIAWWDWPVEKITRHLAQIMAGDVDALLDCAQIP is encoded by the coding sequence ATGACCGGTCCAAGCCCAGACAACACGCACCCCATGGAAGGCTTCCCCCAGGTGTGCTTCGTCAAGAACACCGTCAGCAACCCGAACATCATCATCGGGGACTACACCTACTACGATGACCCAGAGGACTCGGAGAATTTCGAACGCAACGTCCTCTACCACTTCCCCTTCGTCGGCGACAAGCTGATCATTGGCCGGTTCTGCGCCATCGCGCGGGGCGTGAAGTTCATCATGAACGGCGCCAATCACAAGCTCTCCGGGATCTCCACCTATCCGTTCCAGATCTTCGCCAACGGCTGGGAATCATTCGCGCCCGCCGAGGAGGAGTTTCCCTACAAGGGTGACACGGTGATCGGCAACGACGTCTGGATCGGCTACGAGGCGCTGATCATGCCCGGCGTACAGATCGGCAACGGCGCGGTGATCTCGGCCCGCTCCGTGGTGACGAAGGACGTGCCCGCCTACAGCATCGTCGGCGGCAACCCGGCAAAGGTGATCCGCCAGCGTTTCACCGACGAAGAGATCGAAACCCTGGAGGCCATCGCCTGGTGGGACTGGCCGGTGGAGAAGATCACCCGGCATCTGGCGCAGATCATGGCGGGCGATGTGGATGCGCTGCTCGACTGTGCGCAGATTCCCTGA
- a CDS encoding DODA-type extradiol aromatic ring-opening family dioxygenase, which yields MPANILYLPHGGGPLPLMDDPGHAQLTAFLRHIPERLGRPDAILVISAHWETDIPTVTSGPSPALIYDYYGFPEETYQIQYPAPGDPLLADRVCASLSGHGIECRQDDERGFDHGLFIPLMLMYRGAYIPCIQLSLVKGLDPAAHIALGRALSSLLHVNLLVVGSGLSFHNMRALMDPGFGDKHDEQAFHDWLVETCTAPGLSGDERSQRLVKWSQAPGARFCHPREEHLLPLHVCHGMAADRPAEVVFDGEVMGRRAVGLLW from the coding sequence ATGCCAGCAAACATCCTCTATCTCCCCCACGGCGGTGGACCGCTGCCACTCATGGATGATCCCGGCCATGCGCAACTGACCGCGTTCCTGCGCCACATCCCGGAACGGCTCGGCAGGCCGGACGCCATTCTGGTGATCAGCGCCCATTGGGAAACGGACATTCCGACCGTGACCTCCGGTCCCAGTCCTGCGCTCATCTACGACTACTACGGTTTCCCGGAGGAGACCTACCAGATCCAGTACCCGGCTCCGGGCGATCCCCTCCTGGCGGATCGCGTATGCGCGTCGCTTTCTGGCCACGGCATCGAATGCCGGCAGGACGATGAGCGGGGTTTCGATCACGGCCTGTTCATCCCCCTCATGCTCATGTATCGGGGGGCGTATATCCCCTGCATCCAGCTCTCCCTGGTCAAGGGTCTGGACCCCGCCGCCCACATCGCACTAGGCAGGGCGCTCTCGTCCCTGCTGCATGTAAACCTGCTGGTGGTCGGCTCGGGCTTGTCCTTCCACAACATGCGTGCACTGATGGATCCAGGCTTCGGTGACAAACACGATGAGCAGGCCTTTCACGACTGGCTCGTGGAGACCTGCACCGCGCCGGGCCTGTCGGGTGACGAACGTTCACAGCGCCTGGTCAAATGGTCACAGGCGCCGGGGGCACGGTTCTGTCATCCCCGGGAGGAACACCTGCTGCCGCTTCACGTGTGCCACGGCATGGCGGCGGACCGCCCGGCGGAGGTGGTGTTCGACGGGGAGGTCATGGGGCGACGCGCGGTGGGTTTGCTTTGGTGA
- a CDS encoding type II toxin-antitoxin system Phd/YefM family antitoxin, with translation MRTELVTTLKRRATELLNELEQSKEPILITQHGVPSAYLVDVQSYEALQRRMHLLEGIARGEMAVEDGRTVTQAQARKRMARWLK, from the coding sequence ATGCGCACCGAACTCGTCACCACCCTCAAACGCAGGGCTACCGAACTGCTCAATGAACTTGAGCAGAGCAAGGAGCCGATCCTCATCACGCAACATGGGGTGCCCAGCGCATACCTGGTGGATGTTCAAAGCTACGAGGCCTTACAGCGCAGGATGCACCTGCTGGAAGGCATCGCACGGGGCGAGATGGCGGTCGAAGATGGGCGCACCGTGACCCAGGCACAGGCAAGGAAGCGCATGGCCCGATGGCTGAAGTGA
- a CDS encoding type II toxin-antitoxin system RelE/ParE family toxin, giving the protein MAEVIWTEPALSDLDAIADYIALDNPEAARTLVRKVFDHVALLADHPRLGTKPPELKGWRYRQIIEPPCRIFYRQDGDRIFILHVMRAERLLDLSALTDPNN; this is encoded by the coding sequence ATGGCTGAAGTGATCTGGACTGAACCCGCCCTCAGTGACCTGGATGCGATCGCGGACTACATCGCCCTCGACAACCCCGAGGCGGCCAGGACTCTCGTACGCAAGGTCTTCGATCATGTCGCCTTGCTGGCTGATCACCCGAGACTGGGCACAAAGCCGCCGGAACTGAAGGGATGGCGTTACCGCCAGATCATCGAGCCTCCTTGCCGGATCTTTTATCGACAGGACGGCGATCGCATCTTCATACTCCACGTGATGCGCGCCGAGCGTCTGCTCGATCTATCCGCGCTCACAGATCCCAACAACTGA